gtatattgtatatttctTTTATAATTACTAAATAAGTGAAATAGGTATacaaatatttcctttctcctttcattttatttattttgagtttatATTGAAATATTAAACTAAAAAAGGCGAGAGAGCTTGTGAGTGAAACCAGTTGCATTTATATGAagaagtggagagaaaaagggagaaagcATGTTGCATAGTCACGTATGATTTATATATGACTCATAAATATTAAAGAAATTGTACAAATGCCATCGTGTACAAGTCTCAGTGGCCCCAGTTGTAATCAAGACACATTCACTGTCATTACATTCGACATTCAAAGATCATCAGTGATAAAGACAGTCTTAGGATAAGCTGAGGCAGTCCTCCTTTCTGCTTTCTGTTCTCCGATAGCTTAACCCAACACAACTGAAGTGTGTTGAACACATCTGTGTGTACTGAGCTGTGGATTTCCTTCGCCAGAATTCATATGCTTTGTTGTGTGttaatacatacacacacacacacacccacacacaaagtACAGTAAAGAGCCGCATAGGGGATTTCTAATAAGCCCATGTGTGTCCTATTAATATGCTTATCGTGCCCTGCTCAGTGGATTGATGTATGGATGGATTTATTATTTGCAGTATGCATATGCGCTGCCCTTTTAGTAATGTGTTAAATGCCATCCTGCTGTGAGGCTGTCAAAACCAGCTGTCGCTGAGCAAGAACCTCCCCCCACTGTCAAGCATATTTCTGAGTAGTTCAGAAACATCTGGAAATAACTGCCTCTCAGTGCaagagaaagggaaagacaAGAACTGCCCAACTGATAAGCAAAGTAGATGGAGCTTCAAGTTACTGAGGTCTTTTCTCCACTGTAAAGTCTTATTTGTAGGGTTTCTGTCACTGTAATGATTACCTCAGTGCTTTTTCAGATAGCATCACAGGGGTCTCCTGGGTAATTAAGCAATACACTAAGGTTGTGTTGTCTGTAGGTTTGCCAAATGACTCTCAATATTACAACACCCATGAGCCTCAGTGGCCTTTGCTATGGAAAGCACTATAGAAGTAAGTGTTGGAGCacatgttttgtctttgcagTCAGGGACCAAACGCTGCAtcattacctccaccaaggaggttatgttctcatccgtgtctgtttgtttgtctgttggtttgtcagcaggattagacaaaaactacagaacagacTTAcgtgaaacttggatggaggatgggtctctgcccagaatagaccctattaacttttggtgcggatccgggtaaagggacagatccagggattttttctcactttgtttaaagcaacatgatgtaTAAATTGgcatttatttcaaataaaggaaaatcaagaaaagatgtgaaaaaagtgtgtaaacATGATTGACCCACGACTGGTCAGCAGTGATTACTACATTCTTACAtgagaccacacccatctttgacagaaatctgtccacagacagacaaacacctgGTTaagtactcaaaactgcttctgtgatAGTTCCTGATACAAAAGGTGGCTGCAGGAAtccattttgccatgatgaaacacacacagaacacaggtACCAGCAACACTGTTGCATCTGGTAACCATTCTTAGGTTTGTAAAAATAACACCATGAAAAGAAAGTATAAATTTGAACCAGGCAAAGGGGAGGCTTTGTAGGGAATCAATTTAcaagcacaaacaaaacacaactgtatattatctgtagagctgacaattttatttttccttgtcACATGGAGAGCTGGGCACTGTGATTAACTGCTACTATAAAGGAGacattattgttttatgtttcaagATGTCCTCAACTATTTATCTGCCAAATTAAATTTTGTACCAGACCTTGGTTTTAATCACTGAAAGAATACAGATTAAATATGGAGCTTTTTCTCAGGGTTACACAGAGAAAGTAATACACGATTTATTAcaagtacatttaatttttttatgctttttttggttttgtttttacactggCTCCCAATTAGcttcaaatttaaattaaaaattcttcagtgtttttctaaATGTATAAACACCCTTGCATACTTTTGCATATCAAATACAATTATCTGACCTGCTTGCTCCATAGAAACCTTGTGCCTCAAATCACCTGGTTCTGGCATTTTGACTCTCCTTAGAAAGAAACAAAGTGGCTCTGGAGGATTGAAActccaacaacaataacaacaacaaaacagaaaaacagaaaacacttttaCTCATATTTTTGCAAAACATCTTGTGTATACACTGTTTCATAAATATGCCTTTTATAAATGTTTCCTGAGCACTTTGggacaaaaactgaaaacatttgatttgattcagtcTCACACCTTCACAGATCTATGAAGAATGTTTGTTTGCAGatttaattactttaaattTGCCATTTGAGAGTCGTTATGCGAATTATTATAACTCTTAATAGCTGAAGTCTTCTCGAGTGGTACAGGTGGGAAAAGTATGTTTCCGTGTGAATAATTAGTTTGATAGACTTGTCAGCAAAGAGAACTcccattaaaatgaattaaaaccaTCAAGAAGTCATTAACCGTAATTTTCAGAATGATAACAGTTTAAATGTTAGATTATTGCTCCGAATTAATGCATTTACCAGGTGATTTGTGTGTGATTAAGTAATCACACACAGCTAAATAAGCAAGAACGAACAGCTCAAGCAACCCACTTAGCTTGAAATCCAACATTATTTTGCAAAGGCACTAACTCAAATCAGCTAATCAGGGtaccaaaaataataaaatattcatcaattCATCAATCTTTAATCAATGTCAATTTTCcatcctctccttccctctttaCCCTTTACTCTCAGTTATCATGTGGACCAACCTATGTACATTCATGTAAAAGTTGAAACCCCATGCGTTCTGTGTATCTCCTCTAAACTAATTAAATGATGGAAGATGGAGGACTgtctctctcaaacacaaacatgtaacttGTTTCCATTCTTAGATCATTAGTTCAACAGTTCTTCTATCAAACACAATGatacaacagaacagaaaaaaaacaatatgtcagaaaatcagaaaaggCATATGAGGATCAAAAGAATAACAAAAgacatgtcagttttttttattgcaagaACAACTTAATAAGGCCTTTTCTCGTGGTGGCACAGCTGGCAGACATCCAAACTGTCCAAAGTTCAAAGCAGCGTATTGACTCTGAGCATTGTGCCATTTCACACAAGGCTAAAAGCACAGACTTACATTCAGGTGACATAGTGGGAGGGAACCAAGCTTGtaggaagaaagagaggaaacgGCAGCAAAAGAAAGCGTTGGGCTTTTAGTACAGATGAATCAAAGGTGAAGATCAAGCGGACATCAAGCAGCTGGCTCTTGGTACGGGGTCTTGGTGAGCCTGTCGATCTCACAGGCAATGTTAgatgtgtgtgaaagaaagagacaaaacgTTTAAGATAAGAATTTCAGGTCAGACTCTGACATatcattttgtaaaaataaaacccccaaaagaattctgactttaatctcagtaTTTTGAGAAACAAAAGTCTGAATTCTGACTTAAAACTCACCCAGAAAGGATGTAAGAGTTTAAACTTAAACTTCATTATGATGTGGCACAAATCCTCTTCTGTTAAAATCTACCATGCTACGTACAACATttataatcaatatttatgATTGACAGCAATGCGTTAGGTCCTACATAGCTTTCAAAATTTAGATTGTTTTCTTAAAATCCTGGCTTGAATGAACTGTTTGGCTCTGTATCACATAACtgatttaatgtaaaatgtcagagaatAAGACCAGTTCATTAGTTCCAGTGAAAGCCACCTTGTGTCCTGGGGAGAATGAACACAACAGGTCCAGGTCTGGTTGTTTGAAGTAGTAACACTCTATACTCATTTTGATTCAAACTCATTTTTGaaccaaaccaaaacaacagCTTTATAGAGTGCAGCCAGATGGTTGAACTCACCATACCTCACTCAATTCTCCCTTACAAACATCATTTAGTGAAGTGTGTAATACGTTTCGCTGAGTGGCTGCTGTCAACACTGACATCTCCAGCACCATAAAGGGCATGGGGTTGAAACGAGTAACCTTGAAGAGACTAGAGGCATCTTCTAAATTCAGTCATGTGATGAAAACAGGTTTTAAGACCTTGACTAGTCACCAATAAAGAGAAAGATAAATAGCAGGTAAAACCCACAGCTTCTGCtgcatgattttaaaaaagtactcAGGACTCCACAAGAAATGTCggtgtttatttctttttctgtccaGTTCATCTTCAGTGTAGACTCTTACTGGACAGATGTTGAATGTCAGACAGTGAAGCATGTTTTCAGTCGATGATTGTCTATGAGCCGAGAGCTCTGGGTAACTGTCTCATTCATGTGGAATAGTGCACGCGGGCAGAAAGTTGCTTCTGTCCTGAACTGTCAAAAAAAGGTGCACAAAAGTGACTGGTTGGACTGCCACACACTGGGATTAGACAGCAACCATCTTCTTGATTTAAAGTTAAAGAGggcagttattttcattattgctTAATcttctgattgttttcttgattaCTTGAAtagttgtttagtctataaaatgttaaaaattgtgaaaaatgctcattacaaCTTCCCAGttacaaaagtgacattttcaaatacTTCTTTTCAGCCAACAGTCtaagggcccagacacaccaaaccaacaccaaaaaaaaagtagtgaTGACGACTGACTGTTGCGCCGCCTCACATTGCCTgtgccaaaaagctgcacttgaacgcaccacaaagaaTACGGCCAACTGTATTTGTCGTTCAAAAGGGAAAACCGTAAGACTCACGATTGCGGACAAACCGTTGTTATGATAAACCAGCAtttttttgacaccactcttgccgatatagccacttctaattGAGAatttgtctgataaaaagtttgaaatggcaaaaacaagaagaaactgCACTTAAtagtgaaatcatggatactacagcaacaggctcaaggcactttcctttttttgttccGTTTCTGCTCATGCACTGATTTGCTTAGTTGagtagccaatcagagtgatttctctcaccgacGGGCTCAATCAGCCAACAAACGTTGAAATGGGCCGACAAGTTCCAACAGCACTGGACATAATGCAATAACTAGGGCCACAGACACTCACCGACGGCCCCAAGAAAGACtctggaaccagcaaatattttgcatttttgattaaaaattactgaaacaattaatccattatcaaaatagttggcattaattaattttcttttgattgactaatagttgcagctctattaaACACAGTAAGGTTGTATTTCTCATGAAGTGCTCAGAAAGTGTCAAGCTTTGGCTGCAATGTATCTGACAGCCACCATTCATCAACCTACCAAAGGCCTTCCTGTTTTGAATCTTTTCTGCCTTAAACCAATGGGAATATCATAAATTTATCACAAACACCCTCATTATTTGCAACCCACTACTACATCTTTCACAGTGTTTGTTCAAAGGTGACAAAACCAAGTTTGCATATACACGATATGTTTATGACACggatcaataaaaacatgtcaaagcAGAAAAGTAATTGAGATTAGAACCAATTATAATTCAAAGTACATTCATGGTACAAGCCATACACACCAGTCAAGTCAAGCTCCCACTCTTTATCCATAAACTCATCTGAGAGTACCAATGATCCGTGTGAATCACATGATTTCTTTATTCAGTTGCGCAGAGCTAAAATGATAAAGTAAATTTTCATTACTTCACAGCAATTTCACAGCTCCTTCTGTTCTCCATGGTGGTTGCCTTGACTACACTATGGGGGGGTTAAATGGAGTAAGGTTTTCTGTTGTTGATGAATGAGATGAGAAGTTGCCAAACAaacagtggtgtgtgtgtgtgtgtgtgtgtgtgtgtgtgtgtgtgtgtgtgtgtgtgtgtaatgaatgTGATGATTCTTCATCAGAGGCAGTGAAAAGACGTTCAGAATGATTTTGCTAATAAGAGAGGAACAGAGTGGAAAAAGTCAATGATGTGGGTTAAAAgtgtgtatgcttgtgtgtgtgtccaatcaCCACATGATGGCGTGAATGGCAGCTGCAGACGGACAAAAGTATTGATAtaaacacacacgaacacacaatTGTGTTTATATCACTTCAGAGGACATTATATTGACTTACATTAATTTCCTGAAGACTTCCTCTCACCCTCACCCTAATCACTACTTACCCTAACCATAAATGCACATGTAATTTCTGCCTTTAGAGGTctctcagaaaacaaacaaaaaacaaaacaaaacaaaacatggaatTTGATGAGGTCGTCAAGTAATGTGGGATCACGGGAGTTGTTATCTTCATTGTTGGATAACCACCAAATAACTGTCTGTTGTGACTCCACCAGTCAATAACCCAggccagcaaatatttgacatttttccttgaaaaatgactgaaaaagttaatcagttatcaatgttcttttttcacaattctaacttttttctcagaaatctGTGTGTAAAGGCAGATTTCTGAGATAAAGGTCAGAATtatgaaaaaatgtcagaactaaactttttttttacagtggccctGATGATAATCAGAAATAAGTacacaactaaacaaaataaacaacaaaggtcttttttaaataaatgttacatattatattgcTTCCCCCTAAAATATGATGATTTATATAGTTCAGACTTAAGTTTCGCCCCAAAAGAGAGACACAATGTGATTGTGTAAACAAACTACGTCCCTACAACATgagtaatacacacacacacacatacatgtaaatgttgCTAACAGTGGACTACATTGCTACACTCGtcattttgacaaaacaaaaatagaatagaaaacacacacacacacacacacacacacacacacacacacacacacagacagctacAGTTTGTCTGACCACTGTCCGTTACTGCCTTCATTTGGTGAATGACAGTTCTGTGACAGCGGAGTGACCAGACACAGATAGACACAGATGGCAGTGAGTTGGCGGATATGTAAAGTCAGGAAAACCTCAGAGTACACTTCTGGTACAAGGATTACTTAATACACAAAAATATACTTAGTATATTAGTACTCCTAATATAAGGAAAGAGATACTCTCGGAGTACTCTTAGCTGTAATTAAGCACTGGGGCTTTTGGTGTGAATGCTTTACATGGTTATTAAATCATTTCGGTTTCTTtccatatttaaacattttcttatgCACAAGTGGTGAGAAATGAGGTTCATGTTCTGTAGCTTAATGGTTTTGCTCCGGTttaaatgaagtgtgtgtgcgaggAGTGAATTTATTTCAATTATAGTGCTTCGACTGTTTAttctcatttatttaataacagattgtaaagaaacatgttttaacaTTCTAGTGCTGAAgatatttgtctttattttcttgattaattgaaaatgatttaacTCTTAGCACTGTGCACGCACATATGGGAATATATGTTCACGCCTCTCCATGTGTTGTTTGCTTAAGTGAGTGGTATTTTTCAGGGTTCACTTGGCAATTTTGTGACTGCATACAGTGTGTCAGTGGCAAACCAGAAGTCTGCTGCAATTATTGTGTCTAGAGTGACTGGAGGGACCAGGTCAATGGCAAACTGTGGAGGGCACACCTTGTTTTAGCCCGTCTTGTTGGCAGAGGCACATCAGTCTGTTTGACCTctcaaaaaatatacaaatccCTGTCAAAGATGATGTCAGATGATAgtcttgtctgtttgtctttggtTATACATTATTCAACCATATGCACAACattaaaattataaaatgtaacatttatgcATGTCAAAACATGTCttgacctttgttatatatgtttttgagttgtgtacttacgtTATCCCAAATATTTCCATATTTATGTACATTAACACCCGaaaatggaggtcacctctgcggatcactgctgcagtcagattgattaacaggagtgaagataaatccactttttaatcccagaaattaaaaagtcattttgagCTCTCCTCCAGTCCGTAAATGGTTCTGGATCAGAAGATAATATGATGGTACTGCAGGTGTTTATTTCTGGCTCtggaaattacatactgtgcctttaaatcCAGTCAAGTTTTAATCAGATTATAGAAAAAAATGGCAGTAAGGAGGAGTTCTGATTGCTTGGGGATTCTTACCACCTTAACATTTGTCATCAGCAACTTCTTGTACATTGCACAAAGCTTTTCCCATTGACTTGACGGGTGTCAGGCAATCAGAGTATATTTTTTCCCTCTGCACTTTAGGATTTGATGAAAGCTTCACCATGAACAAATTATGAAATTTAACACAGTATATAATCAAGAGCAGCACCATATTTTTGCAGAATTAGACAAAAAACAGACTCACTGGGTAAATCACAGGATTAACACAAATAGACATAAAATGACACACTTACAACTAAGGATATTTAAAAAGTTTCCATTTCACCTCACCTGCATGTTCAGTGGGAGGAAAAGGCTGACAGATTTAAACCCAAGACCTTCCTCTTGTCTGGTACTAGCCACTGAGTCACTGTGCCATCATATGATACATCATAAGATCTGAATGATAATTTTACAGCTATGTGAGAGTTAGACCCAGTGAACCACTTACTAAACATAGAATATTATTAAAAGGcatttataataatattgaCATCTTTATGTGGGTGTTAATGATGAATGATAATTATCGAAGAGAGAATCCTTGTAACAActtggatttatttatttttttcaatacagaTGTTGACAATATTTGTATGTATTATAAATGGATTCATATGGTAATCAGAAGCTTACAGTGATTTAGGAAACATCCAGCATGTCAAGTTCCTACAAAATTATCACAAAAGAAGTGcacaaaaaatgataaaaaataattgtcaaATGACTCACAAACATGCATGTGTTAATGCAGTTAGCCCTGACAAAATATGAGAGAAACACAAGAATAAACTCAAGGTTCAGATTGCTGGCAACCAtggactactactactactactactactactactacaaacCTCTTATTTTTAAGGTTGCTAGCACTGTAAAACATCatgaaacagaaatacattGTGTAACCATACAATAAACATTGAACATTATTTAAGCAGAACTATCATGAACAGAGTTATTAATAACAATCCAATCAAGTAGAAAGCTCAAAACCATGATGATACAGTATTCATCATTATACAATGACTGAAGAAAGTTACTAATTTGACCATTACTAGTTTTTGATTGATCATACTCAGAACAATTTCACCTTTGAACTACTCTCTGAAACTCAGAATTTCCCTTCTGAAGTTATTGTTGTTATCAAGGCTATGAGTATGAGACTAAGTGGACCTACTTAAATGTCGACATACTGCATATTCTAAAAGCAACTTCTACTTTTTTAATGAGGGTAATCACTTCTGCAGTGACTGCGTTGGGTCGAATAACCTGTTGTTGCACTTCTGACATTACATGGTTAGACCTGGTCCGTTGTGTTTTTGACAACACCCAAATATGATGGAACATTGCAAAACGTGTAATGTGAACTGATGTATTACATAGGGTTGGATAACAGCATGAGGCAAACACTAGGTGGCAACACAAACAGAATTTTCTACCGGACCTACACTTAAACATGTAATTTAATGTGCTTCAGATTTCATTAAGTGTGACTGTTGGGCTGCAATAGTCCCCAGTGATGTTGATAGGTTTTGAGTGTAGCCTTGAAGTGTCTGGGACCCACTCAAATGACCACCTGTTGGTGTGTCCccaataaaatgtgttgttttttgacTAATTTGAACTCATATTTGATGTTATAAGGTTATACATATGGTTATATTCTGTATGTTGAAAATGTACCTGAATATAAGAAATCATTTCCCAAatctcaaactttatttataaaacaatGTTGAACCATCGGTCAGTGACCCCTCTGACTCAGtcaaatgaaaaatggccaTAGCTAGCCCAGCTCTAATTTAGCTGTCAGCAGCCCAGCAGGAGAGAcgctctgtgttgtgctgggaTTTTATAACTTAACTATGAGCAGACAAACACGTTTactttctctgactgtgtggaaatctgatgttttcacatcactGATAAAGTAGAAGTGCATCAAAATGTGTATATTAGACCAGAGCATGTGAGCCAAGTGGAGCGAAGCAAAAGCGAAGGGAAAAATTTGGTGTGTGTCCCCTAACGTGTCAATAGTGAGCTTCCTGTGTCATTTTGGATTTTAACATGTTAGGGATGCAGGACTTGTACCAATCAACATCACTGTATCAGATCCAGCTCTCTCTAATGATTAACTGTAGGGAGAGATGAGGTGATTTTTTCAAGGTCATCCAAGACTCTCTGCAATTCACCTGCTGCCTTTCTGATTGATCGGACAAATTTCATGATCTCAGATCTGATCTGAGTATCGTTTTGGGAAGGCTTGTTCAGTGACTGAGGCGTGACCTCTTGCATTATTGAGCTTGCCACTAGAGCCTCTTGGTCAGAGGTGGACACAAAGTCACTGGTTTCAGTCTCAGACACTGATTCAGTTGCACCTCCTTCTTCTGCTCTTTCCTCTACTGCCTTTGCCTGTCTAATGTGGTGTAGCTCTTTTGCATCCATGGCAATGAAGAAGATGTCCACTGccagaaataaagcagaaaacacaccTGTTGCTAGCTCTGCCACACGCACTACTCTGGAAGTTTGTGCTGCAAATCTGCTGATTTTCATCACCTGAACAAGTCGAATCAGCTCAGCAATGCCTCCTAGGCCCCTCCCTGCCCTGGGGCCAAGCCTGGCCAGGTTGCCTTCATTTAACTGGCTACCCTCAGTGTCAAGTGGGTCAGCTAAGTCACATTTGCCCTTGATTGCCTCTAAAATTAACGTAATCTCCTGGAGCCAGGTGACAACTGCATTAATTCTCTCTTCAAACTCTTTAATGATGCTTCGAACAACTTTGCGATCAGAAGACTGATTGACCATATTAGTGATATTGGAAGCACCAGCAGTGACCCCACCAAGTACACCCACTCCTACTCCAACCCCAGTGACAATAAGAGAGGCTCCCAAAGTGAAGGGGGCCAGTGTAAGGCCCACTATGGATGTTAtccctcctgctgctccaaTCACTCCTCCTGCCAGACTGCCGATGGTGGTGCCCTGGTGCACACGTTCCAAACCGTCTGCCACTTGCCTCAGATTGTCCAACTTGGTCTGGAGGTCCTCCACAGCTCTTTTGCTCTatcaaaaaacagacacagttatACAATTAAAGAGTAACTTAAGATCctaaaaaacttgtttttgatgatttcaaaatgttctttaGTGCAACGCACTGTTCAGTCTGGTGCTAAGTTGCTCTTTAAAGCTCTAATTGATCAAGAGAGGAAGAAATTAGAATGAGGAAGTAACTACACAATTCCAGtcaaaatgagaataaaaaaatccaattcCAGTCTTTCCCATTCAGTGATGAGATCACAATGCTATGGAGCCCTGAAAGTGACGAAATGTTGTTAAAAGGTTATCAGATATGTCTATAATATAACAGAATACACAAATCTTTAAATCAGGTTTAGGAAGATATTAGATGCGCTTGGTTAAATTAAGTTTATCACTCCACTAATGAAACATGGCAGAATTGTGTTGCCTTTAATGTTAAGTtgacaagggaaaaaaaataaacgaTGTACAGCATGTGTTGTGGGAGAGTGAGTTCACAACTGTATTTTCAGAAGTTTCACACCTTTTCTGAGAGACAGCTTATCATAATAGGGCGTTCCAGGATCTCGCTGACTGTTGGTCTTGATTGAGGGTCTTTCTTTAATATATCACTCAGTAGTTCACAAAGCTCTGGTGAGAAGTGCTCTGGAAGAGATGGGTAAGAACCTCCAATTATCTTGGGAATGAGCTTGATTGGAGTCTCTGCTGAGAACTGAAGGAGAATTATTGTTAGAAAAGACTTTTTAGACTTTTTGTAATATGGTTACAGTAATTTTGCATTACTTTAATTCTATGTTACTTTCTAAAATTCATGCTCTGCCATATTTGAGATTAGCATCTTGCTCAGAATTTGTCTAAAGGAAGGAACAGAAGGAACTATAATAGTCTGTTTAGCATATTTTGAGACATTAACTTTAGTTGAATGGTTTTAGTATATACGTTTTCAGGTTGACATGATAAATTGCTGGTGGAATGGTGATTCTGACATGGATCTGACCTCATCTATACGAGACAAAAGTCTGCTGATACACTTGTGTTAATATGCTGCATTCTCAGCTATCGTAGCCTGCAGGAGTATTTGTTTAGAAATGATCTAGGATATTTTTCCTCTGGTGGGGATCTGGACATGGTGGTGGAATTTAGGTAAAACAGTTCTGAGGTTTGATTGAAATCACCAGCTACAATAAACATTTCATCTGgttgttttgtcatgttgctgctgatgacatcatactATTCCTGCATtgcattttttgtgtttgcGTGTGGAGGAATGTACACAggaacaataaaaaacactggTGAATTGTCTAGGCAGATAA
This window of the Pagrus major chromosome 18, Pma_NU_1.0 genome carries:
- the LOC141013784 gene encoding uncharacterized protein, with product MGSEQSILQKEGYRVEKEPGSSVVATKGDEKFLIKKIILHQQTSGNADPALNEMEILKTTSHPHIVSFKNSFQEHNTYYVVMDYCQGGSLASKIRGSPPPPGSQVLSWIVEISLALKTMHEKGLTHKHLTPENVFLTEYGTVRLSESGKVYERSKETQSTIGSDRLEKIQFLAPEVFTNGVYDAKSDIWSMGCILYELCTQHSAFSAETPIKLIPKIIGGSYPSLPEHFSPELCELLSDILKKDPQSRPTVSEILERPIMISCLSEKSKRAVEDLQTKLDNLRQVADGLERVHQGTTIGSLAGGVIGAAGGITSIVGLTLAPFTLGASLIVTGVGVGVGVLGGVTAGASNITNMVNQSSDRKVVRSIIKEFEERINAVVTWLQEITLILEAIKGKCDLADPLDTEGSQLNEGNLARLGPRAGRGLGGIAELIRLVQVMKISRFAAQTSRVVRVAELATGVFSALFLAVDIFFIAMDAKELHHIRQAKAVEERAEEGGATESVSETETSDFVSTSDQEALVASSIMQEVTPQSLNKPSQNDTQIRSEIMKFVRSIRKAAGELQRVLDDLEKITSSLPTVNH